One genomic window of Candidatus Pseudobacter hemicellulosilyticus includes the following:
- a CDS encoding penicillin acylase family protein, whose product MRIVPFLLSGVTTAALVVAMIIPWGPLPPLGKFLSPQQGFWQNAEPADQSLSLDLDFPQLREKVAVHFDERLVPHVFAQNEEDLYFVQGYLHARFRLWQMELQTHAAAGRLTEILGAGEDSAILRNDRGMRRLGMVHAAKRSLELMESDPTIKTVLDAYTAGVNAYIDRLQYTALPLEYRLLNYMPEPWTNLKCALFLKYMSYDLAGRDNDLEQTNIKSVFSKAEYLQLFPAQPDSLYPIVPGGTAFTGSVKATAPLNIDSLYFQWKDSVNVAAASKPDAHNGSNNWVVSGSRTQSGRPILCNDPHLGLNLPSLWYEMQLHTPDHNVYGVSFPGAPMIVIGFNDRIAWGVTNSSRDVKDYYTIRFRDGQQQEYWFNNEWKKAELKVETYRIKDYTEFRDTVPYTVFGPVLYDRSFAGSGRPSVDQPLAVRWKAHDPSNELRTFYQLNRAGGYGDYLDAIRHFSCPGQNFIFADKSDTIAIWQQGEYPAKWKYQGDFIMPGTDSSFMWPAWIPQAENPHAMQPQRGFLASANQLPADSSYPYYLGGDYDLYRGYAIDQALRHAQSVTPEDMQQLQTSNNNVLAEMLLPLLLHHIMAGNLNAEEKKYLDLISNWNRRNDAGEKGPAIFKVWLDKLQGDVWGDEFADVPAPYRLPEIYTLVEGLLRDSAYPFIDNKQTPHRETLGEVATSSFRKAIPVLAKADQQGQLEWGKYKNAGIRHLLRLAPLSRFGLITGGGPNIINAIDQFHGPSWRMVVHLSDKTEAYGIYPGGQSGNPGSRYYDSFVDDWAAGRYHPLLVMEQDDDSNKQVKYTMRFHK is encoded by the coding sequence ATGCGCATTGTTCCGTTTCTGCTATCCGGCGTTACTACGGCAGCACTGGTCGTAGCCATGATCATTCCCTGGGGGCCTTTGCCGCCATTGGGTAAGTTCCTCAGTCCGCAGCAGGGCTTCTGGCAGAATGCCGAACCGGCCGATCAGTCGCTGAGCCTGGACCTGGATTTTCCGCAGCTCCGTGAAAAAGTGGCGGTGCATTTTGATGAGCGGCTGGTGCCGCATGTCTTTGCACAGAATGAGGAAGACCTGTACTTTGTCCAGGGCTACCTGCATGCCAGGTTCCGTCTCTGGCAGATGGAATTGCAGACCCATGCCGCAGCAGGCCGGCTCACCGAGATACTGGGCGCCGGTGAGGACAGCGCCATCCTGCGGAATGACCGTGGTATGCGTCGCCTGGGCATGGTGCATGCCGCCAAACGATCCCTGGAACTGATGGAAAGCGATCCCACCATCAAGACCGTCCTGGATGCCTATACTGCCGGCGTGAATGCTTATATAGACCGCCTTCAGTATACAGCGCTACCCCTGGAATACCGCCTCCTCAATTATATGCCCGAGCCCTGGACCAACCTGAAATGTGCGCTCTTCCTTAAATACATGAGCTATGACCTGGCCGGCCGGGATAATGACCTGGAGCAGACCAATATAAAATCCGTGTTCAGCAAAGCTGAATACCTTCAGCTGTTCCCTGCCCAGCCGGATTCCCTGTATCCTATTGTGCCCGGTGGCACAGCTTTTACCGGCTCGGTCAAAGCCACAGCGCCGCTCAATATTGATTCTTTGTATTTCCAGTGGAAGGATTCGGTAAATGTGGCCGCTGCCAGCAAACCCGATGCCCATAACGGCAGCAATAACTGGGTGGTGAGTGGCAGTCGCACGCAGAGCGGCAGGCCCATTCTCTGCAATGATCCGCACCTGGGCCTCAACCTGCCCTCTCTCTGGTACGAGATGCAGCTGCATACGCCTGACCACAACGTGTATGGCGTCAGCTTCCCCGGTGCGCCCATGATCGTGATCGGTTTCAACGACCGCATAGCCTGGGGCGTTACCAACAGCAGCCGCGATGTAAAAGACTATTATACCATCCGTTTCCGCGACGGGCAGCAGCAGGAATACTGGTTCAATAATGAATGGAAAAAGGCGGAATTGAAGGTGGAGACCTACCGCATCAAAGACTATACCGAATTCAGGGATACTGTACCGTATACGGTGTTTGGTCCTGTGCTGTATGACCGCTCCTTTGCGGGCTCCGGCAGACCATCCGTTGATCAGCCCCTGGCCGTTCGCTGGAAAGCCCACGATCCTTCCAATGAACTGCGCACTTTCTACCAGCTCAACCGGGCTGGCGGTTATGGCGATTACCTGGATGCTATCCGGCATTTCAGCTGCCCCGGCCAGAACTTTATATTTGCGGACAAGTCGGATACCATCGCTATCTGGCAGCAGGGGGAATACCCCGCCAAATGGAAATACCAGGGCGATTTCATTATGCCCGGCACCGACAGCAGTTTTATGTGGCCGGCCTGGATACCACAGGCAGAGAACCCGCATGCCATGCAACCCCAGCGCGGCTTCCTGGCCAGCGCCAACCAGCTGCCTGCCGACAGCAGTTATCCCTATTACCTGGGCGGCGATTATGATCTCTATCGCGGCTATGCCATTGACCAGGCGCTGCGCCATGCACAGAGCGTTACACCGGAGGATATGCAGCAACTGCAAACCAGCAATAACAATGTGCTGGCAGAGATGCTGTTGCCACTCTTACTGCATCATATCATGGCAGGCAACCTGAACGCCGAAGAGAAAAAATACCTGGACCTCATCAGCAACTGGAACCGGCGCAATGATGCCGGTGAAAAAGGACCTGCTATTTTTAAGGTCTGGCTGGATAAGCTGCAGGGAGATGTCTGGGGAGATGAGTTTGCTGATGTGCCTGCTCCCTACCGCCTGCCGGAAATATATACCCTGGTAGAAGGACTGCTGCGCGATAGCGCCTATCCGTTCATCGACAATAAACAAACACCACACCGGGAAACCCTGGGCGAGGTAGCCACCAGCTCTTTCCGCAAAGCCATACCTGTACTGGCCAAAGCCGATCAGCAGGGACAGCTGGAATGGGGAAAGTATAAGAACGCCGGCATCCGTCACCTGCTGCGACTGGCGCCGCTGAGCCGCTTCGGCCTGATCACGGGCGGCGGTCCCAATATCATCAATGCCATTGATCAGTTCCACGGACCCAGCTGGCGGATGGTGGTGCATCTGTCGGACAAAACAGAAGCCTATGGCATTTATCCCGGTGGACAGAGCGGCAACCCCGGCAGCCGTTATTATGATAGTTTTGTGGACGACTGGGCCGCCGGCCGCTACCATCCTTTACTGGTCATGGAGCAGGACGATGACAGCAATAAACAGGTGAAATACACCATGCGTTTTCACAAATAA
- a CDS encoding 8-amino-7-oxononanoate synthase, whose translation MNESFLQKKLSERSAQMALRQLRQPEGLTDFCSNDYLGIIHEGLTEWYYLQALRRIDPEASGQEQGLLLDRHGSGGSRLLAGNYPLIEETENAIASFHEAPAGLLFNSGYDANLGLLSCVPQKGDTVLYDALSHASLRDGIRLSFAQAHAFRHNDLEQLREKLDRAAGTGTVFVVTESVFSMDGDQAPLTAMAALCAQYGACLVVDEAHATGVIGDRGEGLVQQLGLSGDCFARIHTFGKAAGCHGAIVLGSQTLKDYLVNFCRPFIYTTALPESSVRAISYAYSIFPEMTEERAQLQRLISLFQEASLRYEKLPSSTPIQVVIIPGNEAVKAVAEDLQQAGLDVRPILYPTVPKGLERLRIVLHAFNTEAELDKLILLLS comes from the coding sequence ATGAATGAGTCATTCCTGCAAAAAAAACTGTCGGAACGTTCCGCGCAGATGGCCCTGCGCCAGTTGAGGCAGCCTGAGGGGCTGACAGATTTCTGTTCCAATGATTACCTCGGCATTATCCATGAGGGACTGACCGAATGGTATTATCTCCAGGCGCTGCGCCGCATAGACCCGGAAGCGTCAGGGCAGGAGCAGGGATTGCTGCTGGACCGCCATGGTTCCGGCGGTTCCCGTCTGCTGGCAGGCAATTACCCGCTGATAGAAGAAACAGAGAATGCCATTGCCAGCTTCCATGAAGCGCCGGCAGGACTGCTTTTCAACTCGGGTTATGATGCCAACCTGGGCCTGCTGAGCTGTGTGCCGCAAAAAGGCGATACGGTATTGTATGATGCGCTCAGTCATGCCAGCCTGCGGGATGGCATCCGTCTCAGTTTTGCGCAGGCCCATGCTTTCCGGCACAACGACCTGGAACAGCTGCGCGAAAAACTTGACCGGGCTGCCGGTACGGGAACGGTCTTCGTGGTCACTGAATCCGTTTTCTCCATGGATGGCGACCAGGCCCCGCTGACCGCTATGGCGGCACTTTGCGCGCAATACGGCGCCTGCCTGGTAGTGGATGAGGCCCATGCCACGGGTGTCATAGGGGATAGGGGTGAAGGGTTGGTACAACAACTGGGCCTGTCCGGCGATTGCTTTGCCCGCATCCATACTTTTGGCAAGGCCGCAGGCTGCCATGGCGCTATTGTGCTGGGCAGCCAGACCCTCAAAGATTACCTGGTCAATTTCTGCCGTCCTTTTATCTATACCACTGCGCTCCCGGAAAGCAGTGTGCGGGCTATCAGTTATGCTTATTCGATATTCCCGGAAATGACAGAAGAGCGCGCGCAGCTGCAGCGGCTGATCAGTCTTTTCCAGGAAGCGTCCCTGCGTTATGAAAAGCTGCCTTCTTCCACCCCCATACAGGTGGTCATCATCCCCGGCAATGAAGCAGTAAAGGCCGTGGCCGAAGACCTGCAGCAGGCCGGGCTGGATGTCCGCCCCATCCTGTATCCCACGGTGCCAAAAGGCCTTGAACGGTTGCGGATTGTGCTGCATGCGTTCAATACTGAAGCTGAGCTGGATAAACTGATCCTGCTGCTCTCATAG
- a CDS encoding sigma-70 family RNA polymerase sigma factor, with protein sequence MLPNHSYDQQALLVKAAEGNEMAFSQVFNPFIDRIAPFLDKLTRDDYITGEVIQETLIKCWLNRDKLLHADNLDAYIYRIAGNEFHRYLRRENGEQRRRLSLPGRELLQYTDTRELANLIQTILLGLSPQRRRIYRMSREQGMTIPEIADALQLSPSTVKHTLMAALAQIREQLIAGGYSLLLVIHALQSGQQ encoded by the coding sequence TTGTTACCCAACCATTCATATGATCAGCAGGCGCTGCTTGTAAAAGCAGCCGAAGGAAACGAAATGGCCTTTAGTCAGGTCTTCAATCCATTCATAGACCGCATAGCCCCTTTTCTCGACAAACTTACCAGAGATGATTATATCACCGGCGAAGTGATCCAGGAAACCCTCATCAAATGCTGGCTCAACCGTGATAAGCTCCTGCATGCAGACAACCTGGACGCCTATATTTACCGCATTGCCGGGAACGAATTCCACCGCTACCTCCGCAGGGAAAATGGGGAACAGCGGCGAAGATTATCACTGCCAGGCAGGGAATTGCTGCAATACACGGACACCCGGGAACTGGCCAACCTGATCCAGACCATCCTGCTGGGCCTCTCCCCCCAGCGCCGCAGGATCTACCGGATGAGCCGGGAACAGGGCATGACCATCCCCGAGATCGCGGATGCCCTCCAGCTATCGCCCAGTACCGTAAAACATACCCTGATGGCTGCTCTGGCGCAGATCCGCGAGCAGCTGATTGCCGGTGGTTACAGCCTGCTGCTGGTGATTCACGCCCTGCAGTCAGGGCAGCAATAG
- a CDS encoding S-adenosyl-l-methionine hydroxide adenosyltransferase family protein, translating to MLNVSVTGRSVVFCFRRDGLLSAVSAVLCSGRIGLLSVVSTGSSAVRRFPAGKMGVACRLAILVLLTACHQGGGALVFQSDFGLKDGAVSAMKGVAYGVSPELALFDLTHEIPAYNIWEAAYRLEQTAPYWPKGTVFVSVVDPGVGTERKSVVMLSRSGHYFVTPDNGTLTLVAQSLGIAAVREIDEAVNRRQQSGGSYTFHGRDVYAYTGARLAAGVISFEQVGRLLPDSVVKIPYQPASRKDQRLLGGIPILDIQYGNVWTNIPDSLVQAQGWKAGDSVQATIFRSGDTVWRGRVPFVHTFGEVPEGSPMAYLNSLMNFSLAINMGSFADSFGVRSGPEWRVELDKW from the coding sequence ATGCTTAATGTGTCAGTAACAGGGAGGTCAGTGGTCTTTTGTTTCCGGAGGGATGGGCTGCTGTCCGCGGTTTCAGCGGTCCTTTGTTCCGGGAGGATCGGGTTGCTGTCTGTAGTATCCACCGGCAGCAGCGCCGTCCGGCGTTTTCCTGCCGGGAAAATGGGCGTGGCCTGCCGGCTGGCCATCCTGGTATTGCTCACTGCCTGCCACCAGGGTGGCGGCGCCCTGGTGTTCCAGTCAGATTTTGGTTTGAAAGATGGGGCGGTGAGCGCCATGAAAGGGGTAGCCTATGGCGTGAGCCCGGAGCTGGCGCTGTTTGACCTGACCCATGAGATCCCAGCCTACAATATCTGGGAAGCGGCTTACCGGCTGGAACAGACGGCGCCTTACTGGCCAAAGGGGACTGTATTTGTTTCAGTAGTGGACCCGGGCGTTGGTACGGAACGGAAGTCGGTAGTAATGCTGTCCCGCTCCGGCCATTATTTTGTGACGCCGGACAATGGCACCCTGACCCTGGTGGCGCAATCCCTCGGCATTGCCGCCGTTCGGGAAATTGATGAAGCGGTGAACCGGCGGCAGCAATCGGGTGGTTCCTATACTTTCCATGGCCGTGATGTATATGCGTATACAGGGGCCAGGCTGGCAGCCGGCGTGATCAGTTTTGAGCAGGTAGGCAGGTTGCTGCCGGATTCGGTAGTGAAAATCCCTTACCAGCCGGCAAGCCGGAAGGACCAGCGGCTATTGGGTGGTATACCGATCCTGGATATCCAATACGGTAATGTATGGACGAATATACCGGACAGCCTGGTACAGGCGCAGGGCTGGAAGGCGGGTGATTCGGTGCAGGCCACTATTTTCAGGTCGGGTGATACGGTGTGGCGGGGACGGGTCCCCTTTGTACATACTTTTGGGGAAGTGCCGGAAGGCAGTCCCATGGCCTATCTCAACAGTCTTATGAATTTTTCACTGGCTATCAATATGGGCAGTTTTGCGGATTCTTTCGGGGTTCGTTCCGGGCCGGAGTGGAGGGTGGAGCTGGATAAATGGTAG
- a CDS encoding oligosaccharide flippase family protein, with translation MKLLKSSFWLHSIFYTLLQRFSLFFFGAVAYMVLVRGFSKEDNAVWALYLTILTLFETIKQGLLRNPTIKFLSMPEYAGKKAAVQSSALVINIGFSILAIGLVAGGGQLIARWLQSPDLLPLLAWSFLFIILLVPFNHFEVLLQSKYSFPQIFWAYFVRQGLFFTGILSLFFFLPQHFNLMNLLLLQIGSLLAGTLILLWAVRPLLLRRFHYDSGIIVHMFHFGKYIFGTNLFANLARSFDHFVTANTLDPLEGKKYVSNYNVVSRINNMMDMPSLAAADVLFPKNVETLEQHGMEKVRYYFEKMAGTLLAIILPMALFILLFPKLIIYILAGTEYYDAIPILQISMLVSFVRPLSYQYGSTLDAIGKPVVNFWTNALMMVIALGATWAGLVHFGGIGAVYATAATSLINAGIMYIILRRQIGLQAANIARYTIGTYSQALGLIRKLLNR, from the coding sequence TTGAAACTGTTGAAATCCTCATTCTGGCTTCATTCCATTTTTTATACCCTGTTACAACGCTTTTCGCTGTTCTTTTTCGGCGCAGTAGCCTATATGGTGCTGGTCAGGGGATTTTCCAAGGAAGACAATGCCGTCTGGGCGCTCTACCTGACCATCCTCACTCTTTTTGAGACCATCAAACAGGGCCTGTTGCGTAACCCGACTATCAAGTTCCTCAGCATGCCTGAATATGCCGGCAAAAAAGCAGCGGTGCAGTCCTCGGCACTCGTGATCAATATCGGCTTTTCCATCCTGGCCATTGGCCTGGTGGCAGGCGGCGGTCAGCTGATTGCCCGCTGGCTGCAAAGCCCGGATCTGCTGCCCTTACTGGCCTGGAGCTTCCTGTTCATTATCCTGCTGGTGCCCTTTAACCATTTTGAGGTCCTGCTGCAAAGCAAATACAGTTTTCCCCAGATCTTCTGGGCCTATTTTGTCAGGCAGGGCCTGTTCTTTACCGGCATTCTCAGCCTGTTCTTTTTCCTGCCGCAGCATTTTAACCTGATGAACCTGCTGCTGCTGCAGATAGGGTCCCTGCTGGCCGGCACGCTGATCCTGCTATGGGCTGTAAGACCATTGCTGCTGCGCCGTTTTCATTATGACAGCGGCATCATTGTCCATATGTTCCATTTTGGTAAATACATTTTTGGGACTAACCTCTTCGCCAACCTGGCCCGCAGCTTTGACCATTTTGTTACCGCCAATACCCTGGACCCGCTGGAAGGAAAGAAATATGTTTCCAACTACAACGTGGTGTCCCGGATCAACAATATGATGGATATGCCCTCCCTGGCAGCAGCCGATGTGCTGTTTCCCAAGAACGTGGAAACACTGGAGCAGCACGGGATGGAAAAAGTGCGGTATTATTTTGAGAAGATGGCAGGCACCCTGCTGGCCATCATCCTGCCCATGGCCCTGTTCATCCTCCTGTTCCCGAAGCTGATCATTTATATCCTGGCGGGGACTGAATACTATGACGCCATCCCCATTCTGCAAATATCCATGCTCGTTAGCTTTGTCCGTCCGCTGAGCTACCAGTATGGTTCTACCCTGGACGCCATTGGCAAGCCGGTGGTCAATTTCTGGACCAACGCCCTCATGATGGTCATAGCCCTGGGCGCTACCTGGGCCGGCCTGGTACATTTTGGCGGCATTGGCGCCGTTTACGCCACAGCCGCCACCAGCCTTATCAATGCCGGCATCATGTATATCATCCTCCGGCGGCAGATCGGTCTCCAGGCGGCCAATATTGCACGTTACACCATTGGTACCTATAGCCAGGCCCTGGGACTGATACGTAAATTATTGAACAGGTAA
- a CDS encoding DUF3857 domain-containing protein has product MKPLLFLLLAHLLVLTVSAQPEPIPFGTISFEEREMTECSFDKEAEAVILFDRASSTHDEQHHLITDRHTRIKVLKTKGIERGEISIYYYHKDDFEFISNIEAAAYTKDAAGNLITYPLKKANIYRQKVNDYYSVVKFALSDVQVGTIIEYKYVSQMKSYGGLEDWYFQWDIPILYSGYSLVILPNSEFAYQVHKSADLPIVVKNDKNDGSIYFEMRDVAALRDEPYSDAEKDYRQHVEFQLAAYGGAFGSKRKYMTTWDEVSRELSGHTDFGVQLNKNVNAAADLVSKAKAAGSPFAGMSLIYRYLSRTIGWNGYKTRFTQTGLKEAWDKQKGSTADINLLLVNLLRQAGLQADPLLVSERSHGKVRPDYPFLDQFNNVMAYVQIGDKAYVLDAAGSYTPPDMIPINVVNTMGYVVNRKKGGIKLLEEKKKMDQQRILVKASVDEEGSLHGYANIKSYDYNRLARMRTLYQGKEEFQKRYITQRHPSMKTDSINVLNQDNDSLSLDQQIYFTLPASSSGDYKLINLNLFTEMESSPFVSDIRFTNIDHGCSEFMELMCSISLPASLEPETVPKDSRMIMPDTSISFSRFYQYNGNVLSALFRVEIKRPVFTAEEYPYIKEFYKKMIAFMNEPFVLRKKQ; this is encoded by the coding sequence ATGAAACCCCTTCTGTTCCTGCTGCTTGCGCATTTGTTAGTCCTTACAGTGTCCGCACAACCAGAGCCCATCCCCTTCGGAACTATTTCCTTCGAAGAAAGAGAAATGACAGAATGCTCCTTCGACAAAGAAGCAGAGGCCGTGATCCTTTTTGACAGGGCCAGCTCCACCCATGACGAACAGCACCACCTGATCACCGACCGCCATACCAGGATCAAGGTGCTCAAAACAAAAGGCATAGAACGGGGAGAGATCAGTATCTACTACTACCATAAAGATGATTTTGAATTCATCTCCAATATTGAAGCCGCCGCCTATACCAAGGACGCCGCCGGCAACCTGATCACCTACCCCCTGAAAAAAGCCAATATCTACCGGCAGAAGGTCAACGACTACTATTCCGTAGTGAAGTTTGCCCTCTCCGATGTCCAGGTAGGCACCATCATAGAATACAAGTACGTTAGCCAGATGAAGAGTTATGGCGGTCTGGAAGACTGGTATTTCCAATGGGATATTCCCATCCTGTACAGCGGCTATTCCCTGGTGATCCTGCCCAACTCTGAATTTGCCTACCAGGTACACAAAAGCGCCGATCTGCCGATTGTTGTTAAGAACGATAAGAACGACGGCTCCATCTATTTTGAGATGCGGGATGTTGCCGCGCTGCGCGATGAACCTTATTCCGATGCAGAAAAGGACTACCGGCAGCATGTGGAATTCCAGCTGGCGGCCTATGGTGGCGCCTTCGGCTCCAAAAGAAAATACATGACCACCTGGGATGAAGTATCCCGGGAACTCAGCGGACATACTGATTTTGGCGTGCAGCTCAATAAGAATGTCAATGCCGCCGCCGACCTGGTCAGCAAGGCAAAGGCCGCAGGTTCCCCTTTTGCCGGCATGAGCCTGATTTACCGCTACCTGTCCAGGACCATTGGCTGGAACGGTTATAAAACAAGGTTCACCCAGACCGGCCTCAAAGAAGCCTGGGACAAACAGAAAGGCAGCACCGCAGATATCAACCTGCTGCTGGTGAACCTGCTCCGGCAGGCCGGCCTCCAGGCGGATCCCCTGCTGGTCAGTGAAAGAAGCCATGGTAAAGTACGGCCCGACTATCCCTTCCTGGACCAGTTCAATAACGTGATGGCCTATGTGCAGATCGGCGACAAGGCCTATGTGCTGGATGCTGCCGGTTCTTACACGCCGCCGGACATGATCCCCATTAACGTAGTCAATACCATGGGCTATGTGGTGAACCGGAAAAAAGGAGGCATTAAACTCCTGGAAGAAAAAAAGAAGATGGACCAGCAACGCATCCTGGTCAAAGCCAGTGTGGATGAGGAGGGCAGCCTGCATGGCTATGCCAATATTAAAAGCTACGACTATAACCGGCTGGCCCGCATGCGTACCCTTTACCAGGGAAAGGAGGAATTCCAGAAAAGATATATCACCCAGCGGCACCCATCCATGAAAACGGACAGCATCAATGTCCTTAACCAGGATAATGATTCCCTGTCGCTGGACCAGCAGATCTATTTCACCCTGCCGGCCAGCAGCAGCGGGGATTACAAGCTCATCAACCTGAACCTGTTCACCGAGATGGAATCAAGCCCATTTGTATCGGATATCCGTTTTACCAATATAGACCATGGCTGCAGTGAATTTATGGAGCTGATGTGCTCCATCAGCCTGCCCGCCTCCCTGGAACCGGAAACCGTCCCCAAGGATTCCCGCATGATCATGCCCGATACCAGTATCAGTTTTTCCCGTTTCTATCAGTACAATGGCAATGTATTATCGGCCCTTTTCCGCGTAGAAATAAAACGCCCCGTGTTCACAGCAGAAGAATACCCTTATATCAAAGAGTTCTATAAAAAAATGATCGCCTTCATGAATGAACCCTTTGTACTGCGTAAAAAACAGTAA
- a CDS encoding DUF3857 domain-containing protein — protein MKKAIFLLLLPVCAWARQQKPALPEFGKIDKADMEIRECDFDKNAEAMILYNGGTLTLDASGGMVTMYLDRHVRIKILKDKGLSYADIHIPFQSYHKNQYIKSLSAQTYNTDAGGNIIISKLDKKLVYEKKIDKRSSEETFSFPDVKPGSIIEYKYTLVGARLNNWHFQHSLPVRYSWYKVDMPIELRVHSTPKCSLPYEQQSEIKGNRDIKTFSMRNIPALRDEAFITCEDDYLQQVSSRLIAIDVPGQAPVDLTGSWPLIIKELMEDEDFGKQLKRNIPRTGDLDSLLNLTRDPYQRMATIHRYVRKNMTWNGYSNIWALDGVKEAWKNKKGTTGEINLILVNLLKDAGLHAHPMLVSTRSHGMVDPLEPSYYQFNKVMAYVTIDNQVYVLDATDPYTPPNMIPYSVMYSQGLVIEKLDTFEGGWKTLWDPKQYFKTVTLVQGEIDTTGTMKGQATLYSYQYERHQRVRVYKNGLDQFRQSYFSSYPQMQMDSLLIENTDYDTAALKQTFLFSQPVSSAGDYQYFSANLFSGLEKNPFVADNRFSDVFFGANQQYQLYTNIRIPDGYSVEGSPKNIKMIMPDTSIIVTRMVSKEANILSCRFTLEFKKPFYSIEEYADFREFYKKLFDLLNEQFVIRKN, from the coding sequence ATGAAAAAAGCAATTTTCCTCCTGCTCCTGCCGGTATGTGCATGGGCAAGACAGCAAAAACCTGCACTTCCTGAATTTGGTAAAATAGACAAAGCCGACATGGAGATCCGGGAATGCGATTTTGACAAAAATGCCGAAGCCATGATCCTTTATAATGGCGGCACCCTTACCCTGGATGCCAGCGGCGGCATGGTGACCATGTACCTGGACCGGCATGTCCGGATCAAGATACTGAAAGACAAAGGCCTTTCCTACGCAGATATCCATATCCCCTTTCAGAGCTACCACAAGAACCAGTATATCAAAAGCCTGAGCGCCCAGACCTATAATACCGATGCCGGCGGGAATATCATTATCTCTAAGCTGGATAAGAAGCTGGTGTACGAGAAAAAGATCGATAAAAGAAGTTCCGAAGAAACCTTCAGCTTCCCGGACGTAAAGCCCGGCAGCATCATTGAATACAAATACACCCTGGTAGGCGCCCGCCTCAACAACTGGCATTTCCAGCATTCCCTGCCCGTACGCTACAGCTGGTATAAGGTAGATATGCCCATTGAGCTCCGTGTGCATTCCACCCCCAAATGCAGCCTGCCATATGAGCAGCAATCGGAGATCAAAGGCAACCGGGATATTAAGACCTTTTCCATGCGCAATATACCGGCCCTGCGGGATGAAGCCTTTATTACCTGCGAGGACGATTACCTGCAGCAGGTAAGCTCCCGGCTTATAGCTATTGATGTGCCCGGCCAGGCCCCGGTTGACCTGACCGGCAGCTGGCCGCTTATTATCAAGGAACTCATGGAAGATGAGGATTTCGGCAAACAGCTGAAAAGAAACATTCCCCGTACCGGCGACCTGGACTCCCTGCTCAACCTGACCAGAGATCCCTATCAACGGATGGCTACCATCCACCGGTATGTACGCAAGAACATGACCTGGAACGGCTACTCCAATATCTGGGCGCTGGATGGTGTGAAAGAAGCCTGGAAAAATAAGAAAGGGACTACCGGCGAGATCAACCTGATCCTGGTGAACCTGCTCAAAGATGCCGGTCTGCATGCGCATCCCATGCTGGTCAGCACGCGGAGCCATGGTATGGTAGACCCCCTGGAACCCAGCTATTATCAGTTCAATAAAGTGATGGCCTATGTGACCATAGACAACCAGGTCTATGTCCTGGATGCAACTGATCCTTATACTCCTCCCAATATGATCCCCTACTCCGTCATGTACAGCCAGGGCCTGGTGATTGAAAAGTTGGATACCTTTGAAGGGGGCTGGAAAACACTCTGGGATCCCAAACAGTATTTTAAAACAGTGACCCTTGTCCAGGGTGAAATTGATACCACCGGCACTATGAAAGGACAGGCAACGCTGTACAGCTACCAGTATGAACGGCACCAGCGTGTGCGCGTCTATAAGAACGGGCTGGATCAATTCCGGCAATCCTATTTCAGCAGCTACCCGCAGATGCAGATGGACTCACTGCTGATTGAGAATACCGATTATGATACGGCGGCCCTGAAACAGACCTTCCTGTTCAGCCAGCCGGTGAGCAGTGCGGGAGATTATCAGTATTTTTCAGCCAACCTGTTCAGCGGCCTGGAAAAAAATCCTTTTGTGGCCGATAACCGGTTCTCTGATGTATTCTTCGGCGCCAACCAGCAATACCAGCTGTATACCAATATCAGGATACCCGATGGTTACAGCGTTGAAGGTTCGCCCAAAAATATTAAGATGATCATGCCCGATACCAGCATCATAGTCACCCGCATGGTGAGTAAGGAAGCCAATATCCTGAGCTGCCGCTTTACCCTGGAATTCAAAAAGCCCTTCTATTCCATAGAGGAGTATGCCGACTTCAGGGAGTTCTATAAAAAATTATTTGACCTGCTCAATGAGCAGTTCGTGATCCGTAAAAACTGA